In a single window of the Elaeis guineensis isolate ETL-2024a chromosome 4, EG11, whole genome shotgun sequence genome:
- the LOC105043317 gene encoding sphingoid long-chain bases kinase 2, mitochondrial isoform X2: MACGIAALTMPKPSFSLRAEQSSALDLSADSPSGLASHSRRDFVFVVNPKGANGRTGKEWKRLLPYLRTRLGGHCNICESITSGPSHAMDITREAIREGADAVIAVGGDGTLHEVVNGFFWAGDPVQSLDHGPEHSTALGLIPLGTGSDFARTFGWKNDPYEAVERIVRGFKSKLDVGIITGQNGEQHFFINVADIHLSAKAGYYASKFKRFGKLCYVFGALRAFIGHTNRNLKVKVNGGEWEVFHKVTALCIGNAKFFGGGMKITPTADPSSGNLEVVILQDFKWYDFVLKLHKLYKGTHLSERNVSSRSVKSIEVAEEMCRVSAYAKLMDV; the protein is encoded by the exons ATGGCGTGTGGGATAGCGGCACTGACCATGCCGAAACCCTCTTTTTCGCTGAGAGCGGAGCAGTCGAGCGCCCTCGATCTCTCCGCCGATTCTCCAAGCGGCCTCGCCTCTCACTCGAGGAGAGATTTCGTCTTCGTAGTCAACCCCAAGG GTGCCAATGGCCGGACCGGGAAGGAGTGGAAGAGGTTGCTTCCTTATCTCAGGACTCGGCTTGGCGGACACTGCAAT ATATGCGAGTCGATAACTTCAGGTCCCTCTCATGCCATGGACATAACACGGGAG GCAATAAGGGAAGGGGCGGATGCTGTGATAGCTGTTGGAGGTGACGGTACACTTCATGAG GTGGTAAATGGCTTCTTTTGGGCAGGAGATCCGGTCCAGTCTCTTGACCATGGACCTGAACATTCAACTGCTTTAGGC CTCATTCCACTTGGGACTGGTTCAGATTTTGCTAGGACATTTGGCTG GAAAAATGATCCATATGAAGCAGTAGAACGGATTGTGAGAG gatttaaatcaaaactaGATGTTGGCATTATTACCGGACAAAATGGAGAACAGCATTTCTTCATTAATGTTGCTGATATTCACTT GAGTGCAAAAGCAGGTTATTATGCTTCTAAGTTTAAAAGATTTGGAAAACTGTGTTATGTTTTTGGGGCTTTGAGAGCATTCATCGGACACACTAACCGGAACCTCAAAGTCAAG GTAAATGGAGGAGAGTGGGAAGTATTTCATAAAGTCACCGCTCTTTGCATCGGAAATGCAAAATTCTTTGGTGGTGGCATGAAAATAACACCAACAGCTGATCCTTCCAGCGGAAACTTAGAG GTGGTGATTCTTCAAGACTTCAAATGGTATGATTTTGTTCTTAAACTGCATAAATTGTACAAGGGAACACATTTATCAGAGAGAAATGTTTCTTCAAGAAG TGTGAAGTCCATTGAAGTTGCTGAGGAAATGTGCAGAG TTTCAGCTTATGCCAAATTGATGGACGTTTAG
- the LOC105043317 gene encoding sphingoid long-chain bases kinase 2, mitochondrial isoform X1, with amino-acid sequence MACGIAALTMPKPSFSLRAEQSSALDLSADSPSGLASHSRRDFVFVVNPKGANGRTGKEWKRLLPYLRTRLGGHCNICESITSGPSHAMDITREAIREGADAVIAVGGDGTLHEVVNGFFWAGDPVQSLDHGPEHSTALGLIPLGTGSDFARTFGWKNDPYEAVERIVRGFKSKLDVGIITGQNGEQHFFINVADIHLSAKAGYYASKFKRFGKLCYVFGALRAFIGHTNRNLKVKVNGGEWEVFHKVTALCIGNAKFFGGGMKITPTADPSSGNLEVVILQDFKWYDFVLKLHKLYKGTHLSERNVSSRSVKSIEVAEEMCRGDIYVQSDGEHLGFLPTKCSILPAAINFFS; translated from the exons ATGGCGTGTGGGATAGCGGCACTGACCATGCCGAAACCCTCTTTTTCGCTGAGAGCGGAGCAGTCGAGCGCCCTCGATCTCTCCGCCGATTCTCCAAGCGGCCTCGCCTCTCACTCGAGGAGAGATTTCGTCTTCGTAGTCAACCCCAAGG GTGCCAATGGCCGGACCGGGAAGGAGTGGAAGAGGTTGCTTCCTTATCTCAGGACTCGGCTTGGCGGACACTGCAAT ATATGCGAGTCGATAACTTCAGGTCCCTCTCATGCCATGGACATAACACGGGAG GCAATAAGGGAAGGGGCGGATGCTGTGATAGCTGTTGGAGGTGACGGTACACTTCATGAG GTGGTAAATGGCTTCTTTTGGGCAGGAGATCCGGTCCAGTCTCTTGACCATGGACCTGAACATTCAACTGCTTTAGGC CTCATTCCACTTGGGACTGGTTCAGATTTTGCTAGGACATTTGGCTG GAAAAATGATCCATATGAAGCAGTAGAACGGATTGTGAGAG gatttaaatcaaaactaGATGTTGGCATTATTACCGGACAAAATGGAGAACAGCATTTCTTCATTAATGTTGCTGATATTCACTT GAGTGCAAAAGCAGGTTATTATGCTTCTAAGTTTAAAAGATTTGGAAAACTGTGTTATGTTTTTGGGGCTTTGAGAGCATTCATCGGACACACTAACCGGAACCTCAAAGTCAAG GTAAATGGAGGAGAGTGGGAAGTATTTCATAAAGTCACCGCTCTTTGCATCGGAAATGCAAAATTCTTTGGTGGTGGCATGAAAATAACACCAACAGCTGATCCTTCCAGCGGAAACTTAGAG GTGGTGATTCTTCAAGACTTCAAATGGTATGATTTTGTTCTTAAACTGCATAAATTGTACAAGGGAACACATTTATCAGAGAGAAATGTTTCTTCAAGAAG TGTGAAGTCCATTGAAGTTGCTGAGGAAATGTGCAGAGGTGACATCTATGTTCAGTCTGATGGGGAACATTTAGGATTTCTTCCAACAAAATGTTCAATATTACCTGCTGCAATCAATTTTTTCAGCTAA
- the LOC105043317 gene encoding sphingoid long-chain bases kinase 2, mitochondrial isoform X3, whose translation MACGIAALTMPKPSFSLRAEQSSALDLSADSPSGLASHSRRDFVFVVNPKGANGRTGKEWKRLLPYLRTRLGGHCNICESITSGPSHAMDITREAIREGADAVIAVGGDGTLHEVVNGFFWAGDPVQSLDHGPEHSTALGLIPLGTGSDFARTFGWKNDPYEAVERIVRGFKSKLDVGIITGQNGEQHFFINVADIHLSAKAGYYASKFKRFGKLCYVFGALRAFIGHTNRNLKVKVNGGEWEVFHKVTALCIGNAKFFGGGMKITPTADPSSGNLEVVILQDFKWYDFVLKLHKLYKGTHLSERNVSSRSFCSCASIKIYLSNIST comes from the exons ATGGCGTGTGGGATAGCGGCACTGACCATGCCGAAACCCTCTTTTTCGCTGAGAGCGGAGCAGTCGAGCGCCCTCGATCTCTCCGCCGATTCTCCAAGCGGCCTCGCCTCTCACTCGAGGAGAGATTTCGTCTTCGTAGTCAACCCCAAGG GTGCCAATGGCCGGACCGGGAAGGAGTGGAAGAGGTTGCTTCCTTATCTCAGGACTCGGCTTGGCGGACACTGCAAT ATATGCGAGTCGATAACTTCAGGTCCCTCTCATGCCATGGACATAACACGGGAG GCAATAAGGGAAGGGGCGGATGCTGTGATAGCTGTTGGAGGTGACGGTACACTTCATGAG GTGGTAAATGGCTTCTTTTGGGCAGGAGATCCGGTCCAGTCTCTTGACCATGGACCTGAACATTCAACTGCTTTAGGC CTCATTCCACTTGGGACTGGTTCAGATTTTGCTAGGACATTTGGCTG GAAAAATGATCCATATGAAGCAGTAGAACGGATTGTGAGAG gatttaaatcaaaactaGATGTTGGCATTATTACCGGACAAAATGGAGAACAGCATTTCTTCATTAATGTTGCTGATATTCACTT GAGTGCAAAAGCAGGTTATTATGCTTCTAAGTTTAAAAGATTTGGAAAACTGTGTTATGTTTTTGGGGCTTTGAGAGCATTCATCGGACACACTAACCGGAACCTCAAAGTCAAG GTAAATGGAGGAGAGTGGGAAGTATTTCATAAAGTCACCGCTCTTTGCATCGGAAATGCAAAATTCTTTGGTGGTGGCATGAAAATAACACCAACAGCTGATCCTTCCAGCGGAAACTTAGAG GTGGTGATTCTTCAAGACTTCAAATGGTATGATTTTGTTCTTAAACTGCATAAATTGTACAAGGGAACACATTTATCAGAGAGAAATGTTTCTTCAAGAAG CTTTTGCTCATGTGCTTCCATTAAGATTTATCTATCCAACATTTCAACCTGA